The following are from one region of the Vibrio hyugaensis genome:
- a CDS encoding OmpH family outer membrane protein has translation MNKMIKAAGIGLLVLSSSMFANAAEAAQKIAYVNTAQVFQSLPQREVVLQKMQKDFKSKADELKSIQAKAKTKIEKLQRDGQLLGQDEVEKLRIDIAKLDSEYKVKAQALEKASARREAEEKAKLFKTIQDAVKKVATKKGYDMVIDISSLQYGKPEYNISEDVIKALK, from the coding sequence TTGAATAAAATGATCAAAGCGGCTGGGATTGGCCTTCTTGTACTTAGCTCTTCAATGTTTGCAAACGCGGCTGAAGCTGCTCAGAAAATTGCTTACGTAAACACGGCTCAGGTTTTCCAATCTCTTCCTCAGCGCGAAGTGGTTCTACAAAAAATGCAGAAAGACTTCAAGAGCAAGGCAGACGAGCTGAAGTCTATCCAAGCAAAAGCGAAGACTAAGATTGAAAAGCTACAGCGTGATGGCCAACTTCTAGGCCAAGACGAAGTTGAAAAGCTACGTATCGACATCGCTAAACTAGACAGCGAGTACAAAGTAAAAGCTCAAGCTCTAGAGAAAGCAAGCGCACGTCGTGAAGCTGAAGAAAAAGCGAAGCTATTCAAAACGATTCAAGATGCTGTGAAGAAAGTAGCAACGAAGAAAGGTTACGATATGGTAATCGATATTTCTTCTCTTCAGTACGGTAAGCCAGAATACAACATCTCTGAAGACGTAATTAAAGCTCTAAAATAA
- the lpxB gene encoding lipid-A-disaccharide synthase, producing the protein MERPLRIGIIAGELSGDTLGEGFIKAVKEQYPDAEFVGIGGPKMIAQGCESLFEMEELAVMGLVEVLGRLPRLLKVKAELIKYFTANPPDVFVGIDAPDFNLRVELDLKNAGIKTVHYVSPSVWAWRQKRIFKIEAATNLVLAFLPFEKAFYDKFNVPCEFIGHTLADAIPLQSDKAPARELLGLEQDKQWLAVLPGSRGSELKMLSQPFIETCKKLHQKFPDLGFVVALVNQKRREQFEQAWKEYAPELDFKLVDDTARNVITASDAVMLASGTVALECMLLKRPMVVGYRVNAVTAFLAKRLLKTKYVSLPNILSDSELVKEYLQEECTPENLFTEVSRLLESDNQQMLDKFTEMHHWIRKDADQQAANAVLKLIEK; encoded by the coding sequence ATGGAAAGACCACTACGTATTGGCATCATTGCCGGAGAACTGTCAGGCGATACTCTTGGCGAAGGCTTCATCAAAGCAGTTAAAGAACAATACCCAGATGCAGAATTTGTCGGTATTGGCGGCCCTAAAATGATCGCGCAAGGCTGTGAGTCACTGTTTGAAATGGAAGAGTTGGCAGTGATGGGCTTGGTTGAAGTTTTGGGTCGCTTACCAAGATTGTTGAAAGTGAAAGCAGAGCTGATTAAGTATTTCACTGCAAATCCGCCGGATGTCTTTGTAGGGATCGATGCACCAGACTTTAACTTGCGTGTTGAATTAGATTTAAAAAACGCAGGAATCAAAACGGTACACTACGTGAGCCCTTCTGTTTGGGCCTGGCGTCAAAAACGTATCTTCAAGATTGAAGCGGCAACCAACCTTGTATTGGCTTTCTTACCTTTCGAAAAAGCGTTTTACGACAAATTCAATGTGCCGTGTGAATTCATTGGTCACACATTGGCAGATGCTATTCCGTTGCAATCGGATAAAGCGCCTGCACGTGAGCTACTAGGTTTAGAACAAGATAAACAATGGCTAGCGGTGCTTCCGGGTAGTCGTGGCAGCGAGTTGAAAATGCTCTCTCAACCGTTTATTGAAACCTGTAAAAAACTGCATCAGAAGTTCCCAGATCTTGGTTTTGTCGTTGCGTTAGTAAATCAGAAACGTCGCGAGCAATTCGAGCAAGCGTGGAAAGAGTACGCGCCAGAGTTGGACTTCAAACTGGTAGACGATACCGCTCGTAATGTGATTACGGCGTCTGATGCCGTGATGTTGGCGTCTGGTACGGTCGCGCTTGAGTGTATGTTGTTAAAACGCCCAATGGTTGTAGGGTACCGTGTTAACGCGGTTACCGCCTTCCTAGCCAAGCGCCTGCTGAAAACCAAATACGTGTCGTTACCAAACATTTTGTCGGATAGCGAGTTAGTAAAAGAATACCTGCAAGAAGAGTGCACTCCAGAAAACTTATTCACTGAAGTGTCTCGCTTACTAGAGAGCGATAACCAACAGATGTTGGATAAGTTTACGGAAATGCATCACTGGATACGCAAAGACGCGGACCAACAGGCTGCAAATGCGGTTCTAAAACTGATTGAAAAATAG
- the dnaE gene encoding DNA polymerase III subunit alpha, translating to MSDPKFIHLRVHSDFSMVDGINKVPPLVKKVAELGMPAMALTDFTNLCGLVKYYGTAHGSGVKPIIGADFKMQSDEFGEELTQLTVLAADNTGYKNLTLLISKAYLRGHVQHQPVIDKTWLAELSEGLIILSGAKNGEIGKALLKGNRKVVDSCVEFYNQYFPDRFYLELVRTGRPDEETYLHFAIELAEEVELPVVATNEVVFISEDLFDAHEIRVAIHDGYTLEDPRRPKNYSPEQYLRTEEEMCELFADIPEALENSVEIAKRCNVTVRLGEYFLPAFPTEGMEETEFLVMKSREGLEERLEFLFPDEAERKERRPEYDDRLQIELDVINQMGFPGYFLIVMEFIQWSKDNAIPVGPGRGSGAGSLVAYALKITDLDPLEYDLLFERFLNPERVSMPDFDVDFCMDKRDQVIDHVAEMYGRDAVSQIITFGTMAAKAVIRDVGRVLGHPFGFVDRISKLVPPDPGMTLEKAFKAEPALPELYDADEEVKELIDKCRILEGCTRNAGKHAGGVVISPTTITDFAPIYADAEGHFPVTQFDKNDVETAGLVKFDFLGLRTLTIIDWALGLINPRLEREGKESVQIESIPLVDPASFRLLQNSETTAVFQLESRGMKELIKRLQPDCFEDIIALVALFRPGPLQSGMVDNFIDRKHGREAISYPDEKWQHESLKEILDPTYGIILYQEQVMQIAQVLSGYTLGGADMLRRAMGKKKPEEMAKQRATFEEGAIANGVDGELAMKIFDLVEKFAGYGFNKSHSAAYALVSYQTLWLKTHFPAEFMAAVMTADMDNTEKVVGLVDECFRMKLTVLPPDINSGLYRFNVDENGAIVYGIGAIKGVGEGPIDAILEARNKGGHFIDLFDFCARIDLKKVNKRVIEKLIYAGALDRLGPHRAALMASLNDAVKAASQHHQAEAFGQTDMFGVLTDAPEEVEHKYTQVPAWPEKVWLEGERETLGLYLTGHPVNAYIKELNKYVSCRLKDATPTRRDQSVTVAGLVIAARVMTTKRGTRIGLMTLDDRSGRMEVMLFSDALDRYAELLEKDKILVVSGQVSFDDFNGGLKMSAREVMDLGSAREKYARGLSVSIDASQINDKFFEQFTRILEPYKAGTVPVNVYYQRADARARLTLGTEWRVTPSDTLLDDLKQLLGKGQVELEFN from the coding sequence ATGTCAGATCCCAAGTTCATTCACCTTCGTGTCCATAGTGACTTCTCGATGGTGGATGGTATCAACAAAGTTCCACCGCTCGTTAAGAAAGTCGCCGAACTCGGCATGCCAGCAATGGCACTGACCGATTTCACCAACTTATGTGGTTTGGTGAAATATTACGGCACAGCTCACGGTAGTGGTGTTAAGCCAATCATTGGTGCAGATTTTAAAATGCAATCCGATGAGTTTGGCGAGGAACTGACACAACTGACCGTATTAGCGGCGGACAACACCGGTTATAAAAACCTGACATTGTTGATTTCCAAAGCGTATTTACGTGGTCACGTTCAACATCAGCCTGTTATCGACAAAACATGGTTAGCGGAACTGTCAGAAGGACTTATCATTCTTTCTGGTGCGAAAAACGGTGAAATCGGTAAGGCATTGCTAAAAGGCAACCGTAAAGTTGTCGACAGCTGTGTCGAGTTTTATAATCAATATTTCCCAGACCGCTTCTATCTAGAATTGGTTCGGACCGGTCGCCCAGATGAAGAAACCTACCTTCACTTTGCGATTGAATTGGCAGAAGAGGTAGAACTGCCAGTTGTTGCAACTAACGAAGTGGTGTTCATCAGCGAAGACTTGTTTGATGCTCATGAAATCCGCGTTGCGATCCACGATGGTTACACCCTAGAAGATCCACGACGTCCAAAGAACTACAGTCCTGAGCAGTATTTGCGTACGGAAGAGGAAATGTGCGAGCTGTTTGCCGACATTCCTGAAGCGCTGGAAAACAGTGTCGAAATCGCTAAACGCTGTAATGTAACGGTTCGTCTTGGTGAATACTTCCTGCCTGCCTTCCCAACTGAAGGGATGGAAGAAACCGAATTCTTGGTGATGAAATCTCGTGAAGGCTTGGAAGAACGTCTTGAGTTCCTATTCCCAGACGAAGCCGAGCGTAAAGAGCGTCGACCAGAATACGACGATCGCCTTCAAATCGAACTCGACGTAATCAACCAAATGGGATTCCCGGGTTACTTCTTGATCGTAATGGAGTTCATCCAGTGGTCGAAAGACAATGCGATTCCAGTAGGCCCAGGTCGTGGTTCGGGTGCTGGTTCTTTGGTGGCATACGCACTGAAGATCACCGACCTTGACCCGTTGGAATATGACCTTCTTTTCGAACGTTTCTTGAACCCAGAACGTGTCTCCATGCCCGATTTCGACGTCGACTTCTGTATGGACAAACGTGACCAAGTTATTGACCACGTAGCAGAAATGTACGGTCGTGATGCGGTATCGCAGATCATCACGTTTGGTACCATGGCGGCAAAAGCGGTAATCCGCGACGTAGGCCGTGTATTGGGCCACCCATTTGGTTTCGTTGACCGCATCTCGAAACTGGTTCCGCCTGACCCAGGTATGACGCTAGAGAAAGCGTTTAAAGCTGAGCCAGCGCTACCAGAGCTTTACGACGCCGATGAAGAAGTCAAAGAGCTGATCGATAAGTGTCGCATCCTAGAGGGTTGTACACGAAACGCCGGTAAGCACGCGGGTGGTGTTGTAATTTCACCTACCACGATCACCGACTTTGCGCCGATTTATGCTGATGCGGAAGGCCACTTCCCCGTTACTCAGTTCGATAAGAACGACGTTGAAACTGCTGGCTTGGTTAAGTTTGACTTCTTGGGTCTGCGTACCTTAACCATCATCGACTGGGCGCTGGGCCTGATTAACCCACGTTTAGAGCGTGAGGGTAAAGAATCCGTTCAGATTGAATCGATCCCGCTGGTGGATCCGGCGTCTTTCCGACTATTACAAAACTCAGAAACTACTGCGGTATTCCAGCTGGAATCGCGTGGTATGAAAGAACTGATCAAACGTCTTCAGCCGGACTGTTTCGAAGACATCATCGCACTGGTAGCCCTTTTCCGTCCCGGTCCGCTACAGTCGGGCATGGTAGATAACTTTATCGACCGTAAACACGGCCGAGAAGCGATCTCTTATCCAGATGAAAAGTGGCAACACGAATCACTTAAAGAGATTCTGGATCCCACTTACGGCATCATCCTGTATCAAGAACAGGTAATGCAGATTGCACAGGTACTGTCTGGCTACACCCTTGGTGGTGCGGACATGCTTCGTCGTGCGATGGGTAAGAAAAAGCCTGAAGAGATGGCGAAGCAGCGTGCCACCTTTGAAGAAGGCGCGATTGCTAACGGCGTCGATGGCGAGTTGGCGATGAAAATCTTCGACTTGGTAGAAAAGTTTGCGGGTTACGGTTTTAACAAATCGCACTCGGCAGCTTATGCGTTGGTTTCTTACCAAACGCTATGGCTAAAGACGCACTTCCCAGCAGAGTTCATGGCAGCGGTAATGACCGCCGATATGGACAACACGGAAAAAGTCGTTGGCCTTGTAGACGAATGTTTCCGCATGAAACTGACCGTCTTGCCGCCAGACATTAACTCCGGTTTGTACCGCTTTAACGTGGATGAAAACGGCGCGATTGTTTACGGTATTGGCGCGATTAAAGGTGTGGGTGAAGGCCCAATTGATGCGATTTTAGAAGCGCGGAACAAAGGCGGTCACTTCATTGATCTGTTTGACTTCTGTGCGCGCATCGATCTGAAAAAGGTCAACAAACGCGTTATCGAAAAACTGATTTACGCGGGCGCACTTGACCGACTTGGTCCACATCGTGCGGCGTTGATGGCATCGTTGAATGACGCGGTCAAAGCGGCCAGCCAACATCACCAAGCCGAAGCATTTGGTCAGACTGACATGTTCGGCGTATTGACCGATGCTCCGGAAGAAGTGGAACACAAATACACCCAAGTTCCGGCGTGGCCAGAGAAAGTATGGTTAGAGGGTGAGCGTGAGACACTAGGTTTGTATTTGACAGGCCACCCAGTAAACGCATACATAAAGGAACTAAATAAGTACGTTAGTTGTCGACTTAAAGATGCGACACCGACTCGACGTGATCAATCTGTGACCGTTGCGGGTTTGGTTATTGCAGCTCGTGTTATGACAACGAAGCGCGGAACACGCATCGGTTTGATGACTTTGGATGACAGAAGTGGTCGAATGGAAGTGATGTTGTTCTCGGATGCGCTCGATAGATATGCAGAACTTCTCGAAAAAGACAAAATTTTGGTCGTTTCTGGACAGGTCAGCTTTGATGACTTCAATGGTGGCCTTAAAATGTCGGCGCGTGAGGTCATGGATCTTGGCAGTGCACGTGAAAAATATGCACGTGGTTTGTCAGTATCCATCGATGCGAGCCAAATTAACGATAAATTCTTTGAGCAATTTACGCGTATTTTAGAACCGTACAAAGCCGGAACCGTACCTGTCAATGTATACTACCAGCGTGCCGACGCCAGAGCGCGGTTAACATTGGGCACCGAATGGCGAGTAACGCCAAGTGATACATTGCTAGACGATTTAAAACAGTTACTTGGCAAAGGCCAGGTAGAACTCGAATTTAACTAA
- the lpxD gene encoding UDP-3-O-(3-hydroxymyristoyl)glucosamine N-acyltransferase, which translates to MKTLTLAELATITGGELFGDESLVVSRVAPMDKAQEGDVTFLSNPKYAKHLAECLATVVMVKEEHKEQCTGNALVVADPYVAFARVVQAMDTTPKPAEDIAPSAVIAADVKMGANVAVGANAVIETGVELGDNVIVGAGCFIGKNAKLGNNTKLWANVTIYHEVSLGDDCLVQSGTVIGSDGFGYASDKGEWIKIPQLGSVRIGNRVEIGACTTIDRGALEDTIIEDNVILDNQLQIAHNVQIGYGTVMPGGTIVAGSTKIGKYCQIGGASVLNGHITIADGVAITGMGMVMRSIEEKGLYSSGIPLQTNREWRKTATRVHRIDDMNKRLKAVEKQLEPKEES; encoded by the coding sequence ATGAAGACATTAACATTAGCCGAGTTGGCGACAATTACCGGGGGAGAGCTATTTGGTGACGAGTCACTCGTCGTAAGCCGTGTAGCTCCAATGGATAAAGCACAAGAAGGTGACGTTACCTTTTTGTCTAACCCAAAATACGCAAAGCACCTTGCTGAATGTCTCGCGACAGTCGTGATGGTGAAGGAAGAGCACAAAGAGCAGTGTACAGGCAATGCGCTTGTTGTCGCTGACCCTTATGTAGCTTTTGCTCGTGTGGTTCAAGCTATGGATACCACACCGAAGCCTGCTGAAGACATTGCACCTAGTGCCGTGATTGCAGCAGACGTGAAGATGGGTGCAAACGTAGCAGTCGGTGCAAATGCAGTGATTGAAACGGGTGTAGAGCTTGGCGACAACGTTATTGTTGGTGCGGGCTGTTTTATCGGTAAAAACGCAAAGTTAGGCAACAACACCAAGCTTTGGGCTAATGTTACTATCTATCATGAAGTGTCACTTGGCGATGACTGTCTGGTTCAATCTGGCACAGTCATCGGTTCAGACGGTTTCGGTTACGCGAGCGATAAAGGCGAGTGGATCAAAATTCCTCAGCTTGGTTCAGTGCGTATCGGCAATCGTGTTGAGATTGGTGCATGTACTACGATTGACCGTGGTGCACTTGAAGACACCATCATTGAAGACAACGTGATTCTTGATAACCAGCTTCAAATCGCTCATAACGTGCAGATCGGATATGGTACCGTGATGCCAGGTGGTACTATTGTCGCTGGCAGTACCAAAATTGGTAAATACTGCCAGATCGGCGGCGCGTCGGTTCTTAACGGACATATCACGATTGCAGATGGCGTAGCTATCACCGGTATGGGCATGGTTATGCGCAGTATCGAAGAGAAAGGCTTGTATTCGTCAGGTATTCCACTGCAAACGAACCGAGAGTGGCGTAAGACGGCAACTCGAGTTCATCGCATTGACGATATGAACAAACGCCTGAAAGCTGTTGAGAAGCAGCTGGAACCGAAAGAAGAATCTTAG
- the lpxA gene encoding acyl-ACP--UDP-N-acetylglucosamine O-acyltransferase: MIHETAKIHPAAVVEEGAKIGANVTVGPFTYITSTVEIGEGTEVMSHVVIKGHTKIGKDNRIFPHAVIGEENQDKKYGGEDTTVVIGDRNVIREAVQVHRGTVQDKATTVIGDDNLLCVNAHIAHDVIVGNHTHIGNNAILGGHVTVDDHAGVMALSAIHPFCTVGAYAYVGGCSAVVQDVPAYVLAQGNHATPFGLNLVGLKRNGFEKPEIRALQKAYKELYRSGKTLEEVKPILAEMAQEWPAVKRFSDILETTERGIIR; encoded by the coding sequence ATGATTCATGAAACCGCTAAAATCCACCCAGCTGCGGTGGTAGAAGAAGGCGCGAAAATTGGCGCTAACGTGACTGTTGGTCCATTCACTTACATCACCTCAACGGTAGAGATCGGTGAAGGTACGGAAGTGATGTCTCACGTAGTGATCAAAGGTCACACCAAAATTGGTAAAGACAACCGCATTTTCCCACATGCTGTGATTGGTGAAGAAAACCAAGATAAGAAGTACGGTGGCGAAGATACAACAGTGGTTATCGGTGACCGCAACGTGATTCGTGAAGCGGTTCAGGTTCATCGTGGCACTGTCCAAGATAAAGCGACCACTGTGATTGGTGATGATAACTTGCTGTGTGTTAACGCGCACATTGCTCACGATGTTATCGTTGGTAACCATACTCACATTGGTAACAACGCGATTCTTGGCGGTCACGTAACGGTTGATGACCATGCCGGCGTTATGGCACTTTCTGCGATTCACCCATTCTGTACGGTAGGTGCTTACGCTTACGTTGGCGGTTGTTCTGCAGTTGTTCAGGATGTACCGGCTTACGTACTTGCACAAGGTAACCATGCGACACCATTTGGTTTGAACTTGGTTGGTTTGAAGCGTAACGGTTTTGAAAAACCAGAAATCCGTGCACTGCAAAAAGCGTATAAAGAGCTTTACCGTTCAGGTAAAACGCTAGAAGAAGTGAAGCCGATCCTTGCTGAAATGGCACAAGAGTGGCCAGCAGTAAAACGTTTCTCAGACATTCTGGAAACAACGGAACGTGGCATCATTCGTTAA
- the accA gene encoding acetyl-CoA carboxylase carboxyl transferase subunit alpha: MSLNFLEFEKPIAELEAKIEALRDVSRHGGDSAVDLDKEIEQLEKKSLELKKKTFSNLGAWETAQLARHPLRPYTLDYIQHAFEEFDELAGDRAFADDKAIVGGIARLEGRPVMIIGHQKGRETKEKVKRNFGMPKPEGYRKALRLMEMAERFNMPIITFIDTAGAYPGVGAEERGQSEAIAKNLKVMSGLKVPVICNVVGEGGSGGALAIGVGDYVNMLQYSTYSVISPEGCASILWRDSDKAPQAADAMGLTAPRLKELELIDEIIEEPLGGAHRDHVQMAANMKANLLRQLEDLEQLDHETLLERRYQRLMNYGYC, translated from the coding sequence ATGAGCCTAAACTTTCTTGAATTTGAAAAGCCGATTGCAGAACTAGAAGCGAAAATTGAAGCGCTACGTGACGTATCTCGTCACGGTGGTGATTCTGCGGTTGACCTTGATAAAGAAATCGAACAGCTTGAGAAAAAGAGCCTAGAACTTAAGAAGAAAACCTTCAGCAACCTAGGCGCATGGGAAACAGCTCAACTGGCTCGTCACCCTTTACGTCCATACACATTGGATTACATCCAGCACGCGTTTGAAGAGTTTGATGAATTGGCGGGTGACCGTGCGTTCGCAGACGACAAAGCTATTGTTGGTGGTATTGCACGCCTTGAAGGTCGCCCAGTGATGATCATTGGTCACCAAAAAGGTCGTGAAACCAAAGAGAAAGTGAAGCGTAACTTTGGTATGCCTAAACCAGAAGGTTACCGTAAAGCACTGCGTCTGATGGAAATGGCTGAGCGTTTCAACATGCCTATCATCACTTTCATCGACACAGCTGGCGCATACCCAGGTGTTGGCGCGGAAGAGCGTGGCCAATCTGAAGCAATCGCAAAAAACCTAAAAGTGATGTCTGGTCTTAAAGTACCAGTAATCTGTAACGTGGTTGGCGAAGGTGGTTCAGGCGGTGCACTTGCTATTGGTGTAGGCGACTACGTGAACATGCTTCAGTACTCAACGTACTCAGTAATCTCTCCAGAAGGTTGTGCTTCAATCCTATGGCGTGATTCAGACAAAGCACCTCAAGCAGCAGACGCAATGGGTCTAACCGCTCCTCGTCTAAAAGAGCTTGAGCTTATCGACGAAATCATCGAAGAGCCATTAGGTGGTGCGCATCGTGACCACGTTCAAATGGCGGCGAACATGAAAGCAAATCTGCTTCGTCAGCTAGAAGACCTAGAACAGCTGGATCACGAAACGCTACTTGAGCGCCGTTACCAGCGTCTAATGAACTACGGTTACTGCTAA
- the rnhB gene encoding ribonuclease HII, whose protein sequence is MAVKPKTTKAKVELPPFEYPQGYQLVAGVDEVGRGPLVGDVVTAAVILDPNNPIEGLNDSKKLSEKKRLALLPEIKEKALAWAVGRCSPEEIDELNILQATMVAMQRAIAGLKVQPDLALIDGNRCPQLPMDSQAVVKGDLRVAEISAASIIAKVVRDQEMEELDKQYPQFGFAKHKGYPTKAHFEAIEEHGVISEHRKSFKPVKKALGIEE, encoded by the coding sequence ATGGCTGTAAAACCAAAAACGACCAAAGCGAAAGTAGAGCTCCCACCGTTTGAATACCCACAAGGTTACCAATTGGTTGCGGGTGTGGATGAAGTAGGGCGTGGGCCTCTTGTCGGCGACGTTGTTACCGCTGCGGTTATCTTAGATCCAAATAACCCAATTGAGGGTTTGAACGACTCGAAAAAGCTGAGCGAGAAAAAACGTCTCGCACTTCTGCCCGAAATTAAAGAGAAAGCCTTGGCTTGGGCGGTCGGCCGCTGTTCTCCTGAAGAAATTGACGAGCTCAACATATTGCAAGCCACCATGGTTGCGATGCAGCGTGCCATCGCTGGTTTGAAAGTACAGCCAGACCTCGCACTTATCGATGGCAACCGCTGTCCGCAGTTGCCAATGGATTCCCAAGCGGTGGTGAAGGGTGATTTGCGAGTTGCGGAAATCAGTGCGGCTTCAATCATTGCAAAAGTGGTTCGTGACCAAGAAATGGAAGAATTGGACAAGCAATACCCACAGTTTGGTTTTGCAAAGCACAAAGGTTACCCAACCAAAGCGCACTTTGAAGCGATTGAAGAGCACGGCGTGATCAGTGAACATCGCAAGAGCTTCAAGCCAGTGAAGAAAGCGCTTGGTATTGAAGAATAA
- a CDS encoding c-type cytochrome: MKKIIMGAGIALAMLSGQALAAGDVAAGQAKAGVCAACHGPDGIAVIPGYPNLKGQNEQYIASSIKAYKAGQRTGGLAAVMQAQASLLSDEDIANLAAYYASLK, translated from the coding sequence ATGAAGAAAATAATCATGGGCGCAGGAATCGCGCTAGCCATGTTAAGTGGGCAGGCGCTGGCGGCAGGCGATGTGGCTGCTGGCCAAGCAAAAGCTGGCGTTTGTGCTGCTTGTCATGGACCAGATGGAATTGCTGTGATTCCTGGCTACCCAAACTTAAAAGGTCAAAATGAGCAGTACATTGCTAGCTCAATTAAGGCATACAAAGCAGGCCAGCGCACTGGTGGTTTGGCTGCGGTGATGCAAGCACAAGCAAGTTTGCTGTCTGATGAGGACATTGCTAACTTGGCGGCATACTATGCGAGCTTGAAGTAA
- the tilS gene encoding tRNA lysidine(34) synthetase TilS, with amino-acid sequence MESLYSNFAQALDRYHQPNTKIVLAFSGGVDSRLLLELLSRYQQARSADGSSADSQLINCHAVYVHHGLSVNADDWAQKCKQWAQQAGLSCSVEHVNLDINSGESIELLAREARYQALAKHIAVGDLLLTGQHADDQVETFLLALKRGSGPKGLSSMAESMRFASGTLVRPLLSVKRSQIEQAADYFGLEWVEDESNQDTRYDRNFLRHRIVPQLSERWPSIHQAVQRSATLCAQQETLLDELLEAVFNQAMQPDLSLSIDVLTAHSELARARLIRMWLAKLNANMPSQVQLNLIWDEVARAQQDANPKLKIKQGEVRRFQHRLYWVTETSDVTSWQAKCPLNTPLKLPEPLGELELSTKSCELSITLPAHPERLRITFNPEGLSAHPTTRHHSRKLKKLFQEYNVPSWQRRQIPILMYEDKVVAVAGLFVDQAFSGQDCELIWRKML; translated from the coding sequence ATGGAATCGCTTTACTCAAATTTTGCTCAAGCTCTCGACCGCTATCATCAACCAAACACTAAGATCGTTTTGGCGTTCAGTGGTGGGGTGGATTCGCGTCTGTTGCTTGAGCTGTTGAGTCGTTACCAACAAGCGCGTTCAGCAGACGGTAGCTCTGCAGATTCCCAACTAATAAACTGTCATGCTGTGTATGTTCATCATGGGTTGAGTGTGAATGCTGATGACTGGGCACAAAAGTGCAAGCAATGGGCACAGCAAGCTGGGCTCTCATGTTCCGTTGAACACGTGAACCTAGATATCAACAGTGGTGAAAGCATTGAGCTTTTAGCTCGTGAAGCGCGGTATCAAGCTCTGGCGAAGCACATCGCAGTCGGTGACTTACTGCTGACCGGTCAACATGCCGATGATCAGGTCGAAACCTTCTTGTTGGCACTAAAACGTGGCAGTGGACCGAAAGGTTTATCATCGATGGCAGAAAGCATGCGGTTTGCTAGTGGGACATTAGTACGCCCATTACTTTCGGTTAAACGATCGCAGATTGAACAGGCCGCGGATTACTTTGGCTTAGAGTGGGTTGAAGACGAAAGTAACCAAGACACACGGTATGATCGAAACTTCCTTCGTCATCGCATTGTTCCCCAACTTTCTGAGCGTTGGCCTAGCATCCATCAAGCGGTGCAACGCAGTGCGACTTTGTGTGCCCAGCAAGAGACCTTGCTAGATGAGTTGCTCGAAGCGGTATTCAATCAGGCGATGCAGCCGGATTTGAGTTTGAGTATTGACGTTTTAACGGCACACAGTGAGTTGGCGCGCGCACGTTTGATTCGTATGTGGCTGGCAAAACTCAATGCCAATATGCCGTCTCAAGTGCAGTTGAACCTGATTTGGGATGAAGTGGCGCGGGCTCAACAGGACGCCAACCCAAAATTGAAGATCAAGCAAGGTGAAGTGCGCCGCTTTCAACATCGACTCTATTGGGTCACTGAAACTTCAGATGTGACCTCGTGGCAAGCCAAGTGCCCTTTGAATACGCCTCTAAAGCTTCCTGAGCCGTTAGGGGAGCTTGAGTTGAGTACGAAGTCATGTGAGCTAAGTATTACCCTACCTGCGCACCCAGAGCGACTTAGAATTACATTTAACCCTGAAGGCTTGTCTGCACACCCGACGACTCGTCACCACAGTCGTAAGCTGAAAAAACTCTTTCAGGAATACAATGTGCCGAGCTGGCAACGTCGTCAAATTCCAATTCTAATGTATGAAGATAAAGTGGTTGCCGTCGCTGGCCTGTTCGTTGATCAAGCCTTTAGTGGTCAAGACTGTGAACTGATCTGGCGCAAGATGTTGTAA
- the fabZ gene encoding 3-hydroxyacyl-ACP dehydratase FabZ — protein sequence MTTEKKTMNISEIQELLPHRYPFLLIDRVIDFQEEKYLHAIKNVSVNEPQFTGHFPQLPVFPGVLILEAMAQATGLLAFKSFGAPTENELYYFASVDGAKFRKPVVPGDQMIIEVEFLKERRGIAAFKGVAKVDGEVVCSAELKCARREF from the coding sequence TTGACTACTGAAAAGAAAACGATGAACATCTCTGAAATTCAAGAGCTACTACCTCATCGCTACCCATTCTTATTGATCGACCGAGTGATTGACTTCCAAGAAGAGAAGTACCTTCACGCGATTAAAAACGTGTCGGTTAACGAACCTCAGTTCACAGGTCACTTTCCACAACTGCCAGTCTTCCCAGGTGTTCTTATTCTGGAAGCGATGGCGCAGGCGACAGGCTTACTTGCATTTAAATCATTTGGTGCGCCAACTGAAAATGAGCTGTACTACTTCGCAAGTGTTGACGGTGCAAAATTCCGTAAACCAGTAGTACCAGGCGACCAAATGATTATTGAAGTAGAATTTTTGAAAGAGCGTCGCGGCATTGCTGCATTCAAAGGTGTAGCGAAGGTTGACGGCGAAGTAGTATGTTCAGCAGAGCTGAAGTGTGCTCGTCGAGAGTTTTAA